The Spartobacteria bacterium genome contains the following window.
CTGCATCTAGCCGCAGAATATGGCTATTTAGATGTGGCCAGAGCCCTTGTAGAGGCAGGAGCTGATGTAAATGTTCGTAAGATATGCGGCGATGTTATAACAAAGAAAGCAACCGGATCCGCTCCTCTGCATCTGGCCGCAAAGGGCGGACATACTGAGATGGTTCGCTATCTTTTGGATCACGATGCAAGCATCAACCTCAAGGGCAACCATGGTTTGACGCCCCTGCACGCTGCGGCCGAAGGTGGACATATCTCTGTTATACAATTGTTGCTGGATCGTTGTGCGCGGATTGATGAACAGGATGTTAGCGGTCAGACAGCGCTGTTCATTGCTGTGATCGAAAATCATTATGACGCAGTTGAACTGCTACTTAAATATGGAGCGGATCCGGCGATGAGTCTGGTCTCAGGGCAAACGGTTTACGATGTAGCGTGCAATCAAATAATTCGCAAGTTGCTGCGTCGATACATGCAAAAAGGAGGAAGACGATGAATCGTTATCTATTCAACTGGATGGCAGCGAGCGGGTTGTTATTCATTCTGTTTGTTCCCACTGTGATATTTGGTGATGTCTCATCTGCTCGGGGATCCCTAACGGAATTGAAAGGGTTTTATGAGTCGGGTCTTATATCGGAAGAGGTTTACAAGGCCGAGGTTCAAAAAATACTGTCTTTACTGCGTGAGGAGCAGAATGCAGAACCACAAACGATCCCTGTAATGGAAAAAAAGGCCGAGCCGCAACTGACGCAAACTGCGTTGCCCGGTAATCCGCTGGCAAAAAAACAGCAATCTGCCGAGGCACTGCCGTTGATTGATTGGGGGCCGCTAAATGCCAGCTTTAGCTTTTCCAATGTTCGCATCGAAGATATGAAGGAAAAGGATCAGATGGGACGGCTTCGTGTATATGCATCGATTCGGTTTGATATGCAGGCAAAAAGAAACACAGATCAAAGTCTCGAGTTATATACTGCGCGGTTTTTCGATGCGGATGGTCTGGAATTTCCCGACTCCAGTGCCATCATTGAAATGGAACGTGAGCGGGGAGGGGCTCGCTGGCATACAAGAGAGCGAGGGCACGGGAATATCCCGCTTTTGGGAATTCATGAGGATGATCTAAAAGATGTGAAAACTATACGGGCAGAGCGGGGTTTTTCTGCGTTACTCCAGTAGTATACAGGGGATGCAACCTGTCATTTATCGCGTGAGAAATAACGGGAGACATGGCATTATACGCGTGGTTTACATCGAACAGAAAAGAGGTTGATGTGTCAAAAATATCTATCGGAAACAATGTCTTTGTTTATCCGATGCCCGTGGTTCTGATTGGAACCATGGTGGCAGCGCATCCCAATTTTATGACTGTAGCCTGGGTTGCTCGAGTTAATTCCAGGCCTCCCATGATAGCTGTGGCACTGGGTAAAACACACTATACCAATGCAGGTATCAAAGATAGCCATGCCTTTACGATCAATGTTCCGAGCGTTGATTTGCTGGAACGGGTGGATTATGCCGGCATGGTTTCCGGTCGTGATGTCGATAAATCAACCCTCTTTACCGTGGTGGCGGGTCGGGATACCGGGGCTCCGATGATTGAAGAATGTTCGCTCTGCATGGAATGCCGTCTGACTAAGGTGGTGGATCTTCCGGCGGACGAGTTGTTTATCGGTGACGTGGTTGGTGTCTATGCCGATGAGACGTGTTGTGTCGATGGAAAGCCAGATATCGAAAAAATACGTCCTTTTACGCTTTCGATGCCCGACAGTCACTATTGCGAGGTTGGTTCCGTTGTTGGCAAAGCATGGCATGCAGGAGGGGCTGTCAGGGCGTGAGCACAGGCAAGGTTCATTGATATTCCATCTCACGGGCTGTTTCTCTTTACGAGGAGCTGGGTGTGTGCGATTATCTCCCCCTTCTTGTTTCACAAAAATAGAAAGCAGTTCATATGAAAAAATATTATGTGGGACTTGTCGGGTATGGCATGTCCAGTCGCGTTTTTCATGCTCCGTTGATTCGTGCAGCAGAAGGCCTTATCCTTAAGTCCGTTGTAGAGCGGCATGGCCGTACGTCACAGCAGTGCTATCCTGATGTAAGCGTTGTTCGCTCAATTGATGCCTTGTTGAAGGACGATGATATCCAGCTGGTAGTTATCGCAACACCTAATAATACTCATTTTCCGTTAGCTA
Protein-coding sequences here:
- a CDS encoding flavin reductase family protein gives rise to the protein MSKISIGNNVFVYPMPVVLIGTMVAAHPNFMTVAWVARVNSRPPMIAVALGKTHYTNAGIKDSHAFTINVPSVDLLERVDYAGMVSGRDVDKSTLFTVVAGRDTGAPMIEECSLCMECRLTKVVDLPADELFIGDVVGVYADETCCVDGKPDIEKIRPFTLSMPDSHYCEVGSVVGKAWHAGGAVRA